Genomic segment of Polynucleobacter necessarius:
TTTGCAGGCTGTAGGTAGCTCATCTTCCAGGCTCACTACAGTAACTTTCTCCGGTACTGGTATTAATAAGCTTAATAGCAACATTACTACTACTGGCGTTGTGAACCTTAAAGGCACATCCAGAACTACCGAGTTATTCTCTGATGTCACTATTGCTACAAGCAATGCAGATGTAACTGTCGGCACTATTGATGGTGGCACAGGTACTGCTGATGGTAGCTATAGGTTCAATGTGGATAACGGTAGTGGCAATATTGTTGCTGGCAATGTTGGTTTAACCATCAAAGTGAAGTCATTAACTTTCACTGGAACCGGAAATACCAATATTGGTACGGTTGATGCAACAAACGGTTACGACTTAGGTGCGGATCGTGGATTAACGCTAAACGCAGATACCACGTATAACAATCCAAACGTAGATGTCATTCTGGGTGCAATTACCTTGGGTAATAACGTCACGTTGACATTGGGTAATGGTGGCCCAGGCTTAATTTCTGCTAAATCCATTTCTGGCACTGCTGGTGGATCAAGTGGTAGCTTATTAGGTAAGTCCAATGTCACGATTAATTCTGTTGGAACTATCCGAGTTCTTGGCGCCATCGGTACCGATATCGGCACCATCACGATTACCAACTCTGGTGGCACTACCTTTAGCAGCACAGTGGATGCTGCTACTGTTACTCTAACCAACACGACTGGTGTCATTACCTTTGATGGTGCCCTTACTGCGACTACGCTCAATACTGCAGCCCAGGCTTACAGCGTGGCACTCAATGCTAGCACTGGCATGATTACCAATGCAGTGACCTTTAGTAATACTGGTTCTCTGACATTAGGTACTAGCGGTGGCACCTTAGCGTTTAATGGCGGCTTAACTGCCACTGCGCCGAGTGGGTGTTACGCTGAGCGGCACAGTAAGCACCAATAGCGCAGCAGTGACCTTGGGTGCTACTGCCAAGACGCTAACTTTAGCGAATGATGCGGTTATAAACACCTACGCTGATGCTGGCTTAGGTGGCGCCATTACGATTAGCGGCCCGATTCAGGCGACAAGCGCTGGTTCTCAATCCTTGTCTCTGGCAAGTAAGGGCGGGGCTGTTACGCTTTCTGGCGTGATTGGCTCTACCGCTAAATTGAATGTCCTGACTTTGGGTGATGCCAATCAAACTGGCACCATCACTGTACACGGCACGATTGTTGCTAACACCTTAACAACCGGTGCAAGCACTGGAAGTAACGCATTTGATGTCACTTTGAGCAATTTAGCAACAGTGGCTGGTACAACCACTATTTCTAATGCTGCTACTTTCTATAACACGGGAACTATCCGTTTTGGTGATTACTACAGTGATGCATTCAACTTCTTAGGTGGTGTAAGCGCCGATGCCTCTTCTGCGATTACCGTCAATGCAGCAGAGATGAACACTACCGCTTCAGCGATTTCCTTAAATTCACCTACAACCTTTGAAAATAGTATTACCTTGAGCCCAGGAGTAGGGCAGATTACTTTGGGTCAAGCTACTGTTAACCCTGGGGCTACACTAACTCTTGGAGCTGGTGAAGCTACCCCAGTAACCTTGAGCTCTATTGCCGGTACTTCTGGCGTGAAGTCCAACATCACCATTAACACTACAGATGCTGTAATGGTTAGCGGCACAATTGGCACGAACATTGGCACCTTTACGGTTGCCAATACTGGCAGCATTGCCTTCAATGGCTCAGTAAGTGGCACTAGTGATCGCATCACCAGTCTGATCATTTCTGCTGGTACTGGTGTGATCGAGTTTGCCAATAATCTCTACGCTGCCGCGATGAGCAATGCAGGTGGCTCAGCAGAGATTAAGTTCTACGGTTCAACCACTGATATTACTAGCGCAGTAACACTCAACACTACCGGTGCTGTTTACTACGGCGATGCGACAACTGATACCCCGACCTTCACAAGAGGTATTACTCACGACACGGGTAACACATCTTGTTGGGTACGTTTACTGCTGCTAATCCATCTACCTGCACAGCGGGCACTACTTGCTCGTTCAACTTGGGCGGTACAACTACCTTCTTGAGCTCTAATAGCGTGTTCGATTTCGGGGCATCTTCTATCACCTTGAATAACGTATTACTGGGTGATGGTGTGACTCTGTATCTGGGTGGTGGTAGCTAGGCTCCATTACTGTTGCTTCTATCACAGGTACTTCTGGCGGCTCCGCATCTAATGTAGTGATTAATACGACTGGTGCTGTGAGTATCACTGGTGCCATCGGTACTGATATTGGCACTGTAACGATTACCAATTCTGGTGGCACAACTTTTGGCGGTACCGTTACAGCATCTACTGTCACGATTACCGATACTACTGGAACAGTAGCGTTTGACGATGTTGTCAGTATTGCCACCCTTAACACTGATACTCAGGCATATAACGTAGCTGTAAATACTAGCGGTTCCAGTATTACTAATGCAGTGACCTTTAGCAATACCGGTACAGTGGCCCTGGGATCTAGTGGCGGTACACAAACTTATGCCGGTGGTATTACTGCAACTGCACCATCCGCAACCACCTTGAGAGGTGTCATTAATACCACTAATACGCCAATGAACTTTGGTGCGATCACTTTAGGCGCTAACACTACACTCAATACCAACGCCACTACCAATGCTGGTGATATCACCATCGGCTCTGTTACTGGATCTACTTATACTCTGACACTAGCCACAGCCCAAGCAGTTACCGGTGCTGATGTTACTGGTACTTCGTTCTCCGGTACAGGCACCTTAGCCTTACAAAATATTGGCGGTACAGCTAGCTTTACTGGTGCTCTCACTGTGGCAGATTTGACCGTAGCTAATTCTGTTAATAACGTTTCCTTAACTGGTAATGGCGGTATGGTTTCTAATGCTGTGACTTTTGCTAACATTGGCACTTTAGTATTAGGCTCAGCTGGTAATACACAGACCTATAACGCAGGTATTACTGCAACTGCGCCATCTGCAATCACTACAGCAGGTACTTTGGTGTTGGGTGGCACCTCCACCTTGGGTGATGGCGATAGCGCCATCACTTTGAGCTCCGCAACTACCTTGAGTACTAGCGCTAGTGGAACAACTACAGTTGGCGGTGCTATTGGATCCTCCAATATTGATCTAACAGTAACTGGGGCAGGCAACAGCAATATTGATGGTGTGATTGATTTAGACTCCGGCGCATTGACTAAGTCAGGTGCAGGCACACTTACTCTAATGGCTGCCAATACTTACGCTGGCTCCACAACGGTTTCTGCTGGTACCTTAAGCTTGGGTGCTAATAATGTGATTTCTGATAGTTCAGCAGTAGAAGTCAATGGCGGAACATTGGCTTTAGGCGCTTATTCAGATACGGTTGGCGCAGTCACCTTTGGCGCTGATGGTGGATCGATTACTAGCTCGACCGGTGTATTGACTGGCACAAGCTACACCTTTAATAACACCAGTGCAGCAAGCATTTCCGCAATCTTGGCAGGTTCTGCGAGCTTAGAACAGGCGGCTTCTGGAACTACAACATTAGCCGCTGCCAATACTTATTCAGGTGGCACAACCATTTCTAACGGCCTATTGATGGCTGATATCGACAGCACAGTCGTATCTGGAGTAATCAGCTCGGGCGCATTTGGTACTGGAAATATCGCAATTGCATCTGGTGCTGCACTTGATCTAAATGGCAGCTTGTCAGCCAATAATATGAGCATTCAAGGTAGCGGTATTTCCTCAAGCGGAGTTCTATATAACAGTAGCAATTCTCAAGCAATCTATTCAGGACAGCTAACTTTAACTGGTGACATTACTATCAAGTCAACACGAGCCCTAACCTTAAATAATGATATCAATGGTTCGCATGCTCTTGTCCTTGTAGCTACTGGTGCAGGTGATTTAACTGTAAGTGGCTCTCTTGGAAGTGTTGCGCCATTAAATAGCCTCTCAACTTCTCAAACAAGTACGGGTCGTGTCTTGCTTACTGGCGGTTCCGTATCAACTTCAGGTAGCCAAAGCTATTCATCAGAGATCTCATTGGCACGTTCTTTAAGTCTTACTTCTACTGCCGGATCGATTTCTTTGGGATCCATCACATTAAGTGGATCTACATCCAATTTACTCATTCAGGCTGCCGGTAACATTAATTTGAGTGCATCTAAGTCTATTCAGATTGCTGGTGGAACTATCACCCTTCAGAGTGATGCTGATGAAAGTGGTCTTGGTTATATTAAGCTTGCATCAACATCATCTATTACCTCTAATGGCGGTGCAATTGTTCTTGGTGGTGGGTCGAACCCATTAACTGGGTATGCAGTGGGTTCTTCAGATAACGCTGCGGGTATTACTTTAAACAAGGCGACAATTGATGCTGGTGCTGGAGCTGTTACCCTTAATGGTAAAGGTTACAGCCTTGGTGGTATCGGTGTCTATATCTTAGGTAATGACACCGCTTCATCATCAGCCAATAACTCTGGTATTCAAACTACGACTGGAAATATTTCCATTAATGCTTATGGAATTAGTAATCCAGGTTTGTATTTGCTCAAACCAAACACCTATTTACTGTCATCCTCTGGAAATATTGCCATCGAGAGTACGGGCGCTGTAGAGATGTATTACACATCTGGAGCTAGCGGTACTTCGCCAAGAATCGTTACTGCTGGATCAGGAGGGGTGCATATTAATGCAAGCGGTGCTATCACCATTAATTCCTCCTATATTCAGGTTGCGAATGGTGATATCGACATCACCGCTAGTGGTGCTGTTACCCAAATCTGGGGTGGAAGATTTGTATCTACAGGCACGGGAGATATATCTATTACTTCAACTGGTGGAAATATTAATTTAGGTGGAAATTCTGCGGGTGGTGTGTGGGCTGATGGAACGGGTTCCATTACTGCAAATGCTCAGGCAATTACTATAAGTAATGAGTTGAGGTCATCAGTTGGTGCCAATTTAACGGCATCCGGACAAGTGAAGTTTACTTTGGATGCTGGCGATCAAACGAACCTAACAAGTCTGAATATTATTGCTGATACATCAAGTACAGTCGGGCTCTCACCCAATGTATTGACTTTGCAGTCCGGTGGCACTTTGTCGGTTGATATTGGGTCAAATAGTTCCATCTCCACAGCAATTGGTGGAGATAATGTCTCCTTTACTAAAGTCGGTTCTGGTGCCTTAACTCTGTCTGGTGCAAATACCTACACCGGCACAACAACAGTTTCAGCTGGTACCTTGAACGTGACTGGCACCTTATCGGATAGCACTGCAGTGACCGTAGCAGCAGATGCGACTTATATCGTAGGTAGTGATGACACCGTAGCTTCTATTACTGGCACCGGTAATATTGCTTTGACCGCGAACCTCACTGCTGGCGGTGCAGGGGACACCACCTTCAGTGGTGTCATGAGCAGTACTGGTAACTTCACGAAGGCTGGCTCGGGCACCACCACCTTATCTAACAACAACACCTACACCGGCACAACCACCGTCTCTGCTGGTACCTTGCTCATTAGCAATGACACAGGCTTAGGTTCTACTTTAGGTAGCACTTTGGTCCAAAGTGGCGCTACCTTAGACCTCTATAACGTTGCAGTTGGCAATGAACAAGTGACTCTCAATGGCGGTACGCTCAAAGATGTGACCAGCTCCTTGTCAGGTAATGTGATTCTGACTGCTGATAGCTTCCTGAGCGCTGATCTGGGTAATACCTTGACCTTGTCTGGTGTGATCTCTGGTAGCTATGGCATTACCAAGGTAGGTGCTGGTGCGGTTGTCCTATCCAATAACAACACCTACACCGGTACCACTACCGTCTCTGCTGGTACCTTGAGTGTGACTGGCACCTTATCCGATAGCACTGCAGTGACTGTTGCAGCAGATGCCGCTTATATCGTGGGCGCAACTGACACCGTAGCCTCCATTGCTGGCGCCGGTAACATCACCCTCACAGGCAACCTGACTGCTGGCAGTGCAACTGACACCACTTTCAGTGGTGTGATGAGTAGCACCGGTAGCTTTACTAAAGTCGGTTCTGGTACCTTAACCCTCTCTGGTGCGAATACTTAAGTGGTGCAACAACGGTATCCGCTGGCAGCCTCCGTATTGCCCATGCTGACGCTTTAGGCGCTACCATCTCAGGAACTACCGTTGCTTCCGGAGCCATGTTAATTCTCGATGGTGGCGTATCCGGCATTACTTTTGCTGCTGAAGCATTAACCATCTCTGGTTCTGGTATTGGCTCGGCTGGTGTAATTCATAACTTGGCTGGTGACAATACCTTGGCTGGTGCAAATACTTTGAATGCCAATTTTGTTGTGACAACAGCCAATGCTTCAAGCCCATTGCGCTTTACTGGAACTATTAATGGCGCATATGACCTCACTATTAATAGTGAGGCGGATGTTCAGCTCAATGGCGTAGTTGGTGGATCGGCTGCATTGGCATCGATCACAACTGATGCTGATGGCCGTACTTTAGTTGGGGCCAATATCAATACTGTTGATGCTCAGCTCTATAACGATGAAGTAGTAGCTTCAGGTGCAATTACCTTCACATCAGCAGGAATCACTTCTAGCATTACTAACATCCTGACTGGTCGCACAAGTGAGTCATTCTATGCAACATCTTCAGGCAGCTCACCAAACGGTGAGTCTGCCCGTAAAGCATTTGATGCAAATGTTGATAGTAAGTATCTAAACTTTGCTAAAGCCGGTTCCGATGTGTTGATTGATGCAGGAACTTCCTACGTAGTGACTGGACTAGGCTTGAGCACCGCAAATGATTCTAATGGACGCGATCCCGCAAGCTATAGCTTGTATGGATCTAATACAGCATTTGTAATTACTCAATTAACTAGTGGAAATGATAGCAATATTGCTAGCGGTGGACTGCCTGATGCAGTATTGATCTCGTCTGGCTCACTTGCTCCGCCAACCGATCGTAAGACTGCTTACCCTACGATCTCATTCAGTAACTCCACAGGTTATCGTTACTATCGTCTAGTCTTTGACACCATTAGAGCTAGCGGTTCCGATGCGATGCAGGTTTCTGAGATCCGCTTGCCAAGTCAATCTAGCAGCGGCTCTGGATCTGCAATTACCTTTGCCCAGAATCTGACAGTAAATAACAATGTCACTATTAGTTCAGCTGGCACTGTCACTGCGGCTAATATTCAAGTTAGCGGTACGCTGAGTATTTCCAATGGAGGTTCTGCCTCTGTGACCAGGGCTATTGGTGATGGCTCTTCTGCTGCATCACTAGTGAAGTCAGGATCCGGCACTCTGACCTTGTCTGGTCCAAATACTTACACCGGAACAACTTCGGTATCTGCAGGTACTTTAGCCTTGGGTGCAAGTAATGTCATCGCCGATGCATCAGCAGTCACTGTAAACGGCGGTACTCTTGCACTAGGTTCTTACTCTGATACGGTAGGGCTGTGATTATCGGATCATCAGGTGGTTCAATTACCAGTACTACTGGCGTCCTCACAGGTTCTAGCTACACCTTCAATAACACTAGTGATGCCACGATCTCTGCGATCTTGGCTGGTAGTGTCAATCTGACTCAAGCTGGTAGCGGCACAACAACGCTCTCAGGCACCAACACCTACACCGGCACAACAACACTAACTGGTGGCACTTTATCTATTTCTACTGATGCCCAGTTGGGGGCTGCTCCATTAGGTGCCAGCCCAGAATCTATCGTCTTTAATGGAGGCACTTTAAATAACACTGCAAGCTTTACTCTTAATGCCAATCGTGGTGTTGCTATGACAGGCGATGGCATTATCAATGTTAATGACTTAACAATGCTGACCTACAACGGTTTGATTGCTGGCCCTGGAGATCTGACGAAGAGTGGGGCTGGCACACTCATTTTGGGTGGAATGAATACCTATACTGGCTTGACTAATGTGTTAGCGGGAACACTAACAGTGGCTGGTAGCTTGGCTGACACCTCTGCCATTACTGTCGCAAGTGGTGCAACATATAACGTAGCAAGTGCAGATACAGTTTCTACTGTATTGGGATCGGGAGCTATCAATTTAGGCGCCAATCTGACCGTAGGTTATGGAGATAATAATTTTGTATTTAGTGGGTCATTCGCTGGCGCCGGTTCGCTCATCAAGATTGGCTCAGGCTCGATGACTCTAGCTGGAAATAGCTCTACGTATACCGGAAACACAATCTTAAATTCTTCAAGCTTGGTCTTGAATAATGCGAATGCCTTGGGCTTGAGCACCGTAATTTCTAGTGGAGGTTATTTACAACTGGCTGACGGTATTGTCCTATCTAGATTGCATGTGACTGGCCCAGTAACCATAACAAGTCACATTATGACTACGGGGGATCAAATCTATGATGGTGCAGTTAGTATTGTGCCAGCTGCTGGTTTGATAATTGATATTGTCAATTATGACAATCAATCGATCTCACCAGCTGGAGTTGAGCTGAGCGCTTCTAATGGCAATATCACGCTTAATAGCACTATTGATGCTGTCAACGCTAAGAGTGCTTCGCTGAAGATTTCAGCCACTTCGGGAGCGGTTGTGATAGGTGACAGTGTTGGCTCAATCACGCCATTAGAGAATCTCTATGTCGTTGGTCAAAGCATCAGACTCTTGGCGGATGTATTAACTGGGCAAGAGCAAACCTATGTTGGCGCTACCACGATTGGTAGCAATGGTTCCGCTGGATTCCTGTATTCAGAATTCGTCAGAAAAACTCGCCCAGCAACTACTTTTGCGATCCAAGACCCACTATATACACGCACCTTCATTTCTATGGACCCTACAGTGCGATTTGTTGGTAATGTCAATCCAGATACCACTGGAATCTATTCTTTGGTGCTTGCGGCTATCTATGATGGATTTGTCAATGGAGATCCAGCAAAAGAGCCTAGGATCATTGTTGATGGTTTGGTTGGTAACCTCAATCCGTTCTACTCAATTAATTTCCAAACCCTACGGGCTGGAGATCTATTTATGTTGGCTGGAAAAATCAGCGCTATGGGTGTGAAGACCATAGCTGCTCAAAATTACAGCACTGACGCCATGACGGTCAGTTTAGATTCAGTTAACTCCGTGGCAACATTTAGATCATCTCGCCCAGGAACCATTAGTTTTGACTTGAGCATGGTTGACGGTCAAATGAATATGGGCTCAGCTACAGGTGTGACAAGGGTCATTATTGATGGTTTAACAAACCTTACTGGAAGGGGAGTGGGATTGGCAGCTGTTGGATTCCCAGTTCAAGAGACGGCCGCAGTCGCTGCTGCAGCCGCTGCGGCAGGAGGTGGTAATTTGACTGCCACAGCCCAATTTGGCAAACAATTTGTCATGAATAGAGACTTATCCGATGCCTCGAGTGTGAGTGTTGTTATGGATGAAAATATACAAGACCCCGGGTCAGATAATAATCAGCTAAAGAAAGCTCTTAACTGTAGAGAGGAGCTGGATAGCCCTGAATGCGGTTGAAAAATACTATGACCATCAAGCAAATAAACGCCTCATATCTTGGCAATGAAGACCGGATTCTATTGCGATTTAACACCCAGGATCAATCCGAATATCGCCTTTGGTTAACGCGTCGTTTGACTTTATTTATTCTGACTGCAAGCTCTCATTTACTCGCGAAAATGATGCAACAGGATCACTCTCCCAACGCTAAAAAGGCAATTGATGAGTTTGAAAAAGAGGCTTTTACTGAGGCTCTTAACACTGCAAATGCTGGTGCGCGATCTTACGAAGCAGGCATTCAATTTCCGATTGGATTTGATCCATTGCTCGTGATTGATGCAAGCATTTCTCTCATGAAAAATGGCGAGAAATTTACTGGTGAAGTTGGTTCAAATACCGGTGAATTTGATGATGCACTATCTATTGATTTTATATTGCCCAGTAACTCTAGTTTAAATCTCAAATTAGGTAGAAATATGCTCAGGGCTACTTGCCTTTTGTTGGATAAGTTATCTACACAAGCAAGCTGGAGAGATGCAATATTGACTGCGCAATTTGACGGTGAAACTGTATCGCCAGCTGATGAAATTAACACTCATAAAGTGTCCTTACATTAAGCAAAACTCATTCGAGTTCTATAAAAATTTTTACTGCTCACTCGTAGCATCATCTGGAATAAATACTCCCCGTTTATCCAACGCATTGAATATTTGAATGTGGAATGTGATTTTCAGAAAAATTGAGTCAATAAATTCAAGGGTTTAAGGGTGTTCTCCCTAGGGCTAATTCCATAAGATATATAGCTTTGGGAAAATTCGGTTTCCGGAAAAATCCTTGAATTTGTTTTGAAAATAGCCCTCCAAGAAAGGTTACCCCTTTCTTTGAAAATTCCTCTAAAAAATATTTTTGCAAACAGTATTTTTGCAGGTAATTTTGCGCGTCTGTTGACCGTCAGCCTTCTGATTGTATCCTCCAGTGTTTTTGCAAATCCATCTGTTCCATTGCTTCCCAATGTTCTTCCGGCGGGTGCAAAAGTAGTCGCTGGTACTGTGGCGATTAGTTCATCGCAAACAATGAATTCTGCCACCATGAATGTGAATCAAACTTCACAACGCGCAATCATTAATTGGGATAGTTTTAACGTTGGTAAAAATGTACAGGTGAACTTTAATCAACCCAATGCAAATGCAGTCACACTCAATCGCGTAAATAGCGCAACACCCTCGATGATTGAGGGTTCCATTAGAGCAAATGGACAAGTGGTTTTTGTCAATCCGAATGGCATTACTTTTGGCAAGGGGGCTGATATTAATGCTGCTGGAGTTGTAGCAACAACGATGGATATTGCCAATAAAGATTTTATGGGTGGCAAATCAACCTTTAAAGGCAATGGTAGTGGTGCGGTTATTAATCAAGGGAAGATCGAGGCTAATGTTGAGCATGGTTACATTGCGCTATTAGCCCCTGAAGTACGCAACGAAGGTTACTTGCTGGCTATAAAAGGAGTGGGTGCAGTTGCAATGGCTTCAGGTGAGCAAATTACCTTAGACTTTAAGGGCAACTCTTTAATCAGCCTAAAGGTTGATGTGTCAACCTACAAGGGTTTAATTGAAAACAAGCGGGTAGTAGAGGTCGATGGAGGTTTAGTTGTCCTAGCAGCTGGTGCCGCCAATCAGTTGATGGGCTCAGTGATTAAAAACACGGGCCGAATTGCTGCCAATAGCTTAGTAAACAATGGCGGCGTGATTGAACTGGTGGCCAATACCGTCACCCAAGCAGGTAAGGTTTCAGCCAATAGCCAAAGCAAAGAGGGTGGCCAGGTCAATATTGTGGGCAATGACATTACGCTTGCCACAAGCTCCCAAACTATTGCAACTGGTGCTCAAGGTGGCGGTCAAGTCAATGTGGGCTTGGCCAGCACTCAAGTGACCGGTGGCACGCAAGTCAATACTCAAAACCCAAGCCTACCCAGCAATTTGCAGGCTGAGGCAGCCATCAAAGCCAATGCTCAAGCAGCATCAAGCGCTAAGCAAATGGCTAAGAAGGTCACCATCCAAGAAAACGCCTTGATTGATACCTCCGCTACCCAGGCAGGTAATGGCGGCACGATTGCCATCTGGTCGGAAGTAAAGACCACGGCTGCCGGCATCCTTAAATCAATGGGTGGCTCACAATCAGGCAATGGCGGCTTTATTGAGACTAGTTCCAAAGGGCATGTCAGTCTTGCGCCTACGGTGAGCATCAATACGGCTGGGAATAATAAAACCGGCAAATCCGGTACTTGGCTTTTAGACCCAATTGATCTAACAATTGATAGTGGAGCGGCCAATGTCATCTCTGCAGCTCTCGCTAATAACAACGTCACCATTGAAGTAAATGCCAATACGGCCTCTTGCCCCATTGGCAGTTGTACTCAAAACGGTAGCGGTAGTCTGACGATTGCCAGTGGAGCCGATATCCTCAAAAGCGGCACTAATCTGACGACTTTAACCTTATCGGCTTCGGGTATCTTTAACCTCGATGTCATCATCAGATCGTCGATTGCTTACCTCAATGTAGGTAGCACCATTGCTGCAAGCAAGGTCACCGTTCAGGCTCAGTCCATCTATAGTGCCGGCATCATCCAAACCAATCGTTATCTGAGTAATGCCAACCCAGGCTCCCTTGGCAATGCCATGGAGTTATTGGGCCAAGCCATTTACATCTCTGGCAGGCTATCGGCCAGCCCCCTAGCAAACAGTGGAGTAGCTGGTAGCATCAAACTCACAGCAAATACGATTACCCTCCAGGCTGGAGCGATCCTCCAAGCCAATGGTGATGAGGGCGGCGTAATCACGCTAGCGGCTAATGATGCCCTTTGGAGTAGTCCAACAATCCAAGCTAATGGTGGCAATGGCAGGGGGGGTACGCTCTCTGTGACTGCAGCAAACGACTTGCACTTTAATCAAGCACTCTTACAAGCGAATGGCACTACCGATGGTGGGACTATCACCCTAATTGCCAATCAAGGCGATCTGATCATCCAAAACGCGTTAATCCAAACTAACGGCTCAACTGGCCGAGGCGGTAGCATTGGAGCATCGGCAAGCAACGAGG
This window contains:
- a CDS encoding autotransporter-associated beta strand repeat-containing protein; amino-acid sequence: MLILDGGVSGITFAAEALTISGSGIGSAGVIHNLAGDNTLAGANTLNANFVVTTANASSPLRFTGTINGAYDLTINSEADVQLNGVVGGSAALASITTDADGRTLVGANINTVDAQLYNDEVVASGAITFTSAGITSSITNILTGRTSESFYATSSGSSPNGESARKAFDANVDSKYLNFAKAGSDVLIDAGTSYVVTGLGLSTANDSNGRDPASYSLYGSNTAFVITQLTSGNDSNIASGGLPDAVLISSGSLAPPTDRKTAYPTISFSNSTGYRYYRLVFDTIRASGSDAMQVSEIRLPSQSSSGSGSAITFAQNLTVNNNVTISSAGTVTAANIQVSGTLSISNGGSASVTRAIGDGSSAASLVKSGSGTLTLSGPNTYTGTTSVSAGTLALGASNVIADASAVTVNGGTLALGSYSDTVGL
- a CDS encoding autotransporter-associated beta strand repeat-containing protein: MIIGSSGGSITSTTGVLTGSSYTFNNTSDATISAILAGSVNLTQAGSGTTTLSGTNTYTGTTTLTGGTLSISTDAQLGAAPLGASPESIVFNGGTLNNTASFTLNANRGVAMTGDGIINVNDLTMLTYNGLIAGPGDLTKSGAGTLILGGMNTYTGLTNVLAGTLTVAGSLADTSAITVASGATYNVASADTVSTVLGSGAINLGANLTVGYGDNNFVFSGSFAGAGSLIKIGSGSMTLAGNSSTYTGNTILNSSSLVLNNANALGLSTVISSGGYLQLADGIVLSRLHVTGPVTITSHIMTTGDQIYDGAVSIVPAAGLIIDIVNYDNQSISPAGVELSASNGNITLNSTIDAVNAKSASLKISATSGAVVIGDSVGSITPLENLYVVGQSIRLLADVLTGQEQTYVGATTIGSNGSAGFLYSEFVRKTRPATTFAIQDPLYTRTFISMDPTVRFVGNVNPDTTGIYSLVLAAIYDGFVNGDPAKEPRIIVDGLVGNLNPFYSINFQTLRAGDLFMLAGKISAMGVKTIAAQNYSTDAMTVSLDSVNSVATFRSSRPGTISFDLSMVDGQMNMGSATGVTRVIIDGLTNLTGRGVGLAAVGFPVQETAAVAAAAAAAGGGNLTATAQFGKQFVMNRDLSDASSVSVVMDENIQDPGSDNNQLKKALNCREELDSPECG
- a CDS encoding beta strand repeat-containing protein, encoding MSITGAIGTDIGTVTITNSGGTTFGGTVTASTVTITDTTGTVAFDDVVSIATLNTDTQAYNVAVNTSGSSITNAVTFSNTGTVALGSSGGTQTYAGGITATAPSATTLRGVINTTNTPMNFGAITLGANTTLNTNATTNAGDITIGSVTGSTYTLTLATAQAVTGADVTGTSFSGTGTLALQNIGGTASFTGALTVADLTVANSVNNVSLTGNGGMVSNAVTFANIGTLVLGSAGNTQTYNAGITATAPSAITTAGTLVLGGTSTLGDGDSAITLSSATTLSTSASGTTTVGGAIGSSNIDLTVTGAGNSNIDGVIDLDSGALTKSGAGTLTLMAANTYAGSTTVSAGTLSLGANNVISDSSAVEVNGGTLALGAYSDTVGAVTFGADGGSITSSTGVLTGTSYTFNNTSAASISAILAGSASLEQAASGTTTLAAANTYSGGTTISNGLLMADIDSTVVSGVISSGAFGTGNIAIASGAALDLNGSLSANNMSIQGSGISSSGVLYNSSNSQAIYSGQLTLTGDITIKSTRALTLNNDINGSHALVLVATGAGDLTVSGSLGSVAPLNSLSTSQTSTGRVLLTGGSVSTSGSQSYSSEISLARSLSLTSTAGSISLGSITLSGSTSNLLIQAAGNINLSASKSIQIAGGTITLQSDADESGLGYIKLASTSSITSNGGAIVLGGGSNPLTGYAVGSSDNAAGITLNKATIDAGAGAVTLNGKGYSLGGIGVYILGNDTASSSANNSGIQTTTGNISINAYGISNPGLYLLKPNTYLLSSSGNIAIESTGAVEMYYTSGASGTSPRIVTAGSGGVHINASGAITINSSYIQVANGDIDITASGAVTQIWGGRFVSTGTGDISITSTGGNINLGGNSAGGVWADGTGSITANAQAITISNELRSSVGANLTASGQVKFTLDAGDQTNLTSLNIIADTSSTVGLSPNVLTLQSGGTLSVDIGSNSSISTAIGGDNVSFTKVGSGALTLSGANTYTGTTTVSAGTLNVTGTLSDSTAVTVAADATYIVGSDDTVASITGTGNIALTANLTAGGAGDTTFSGVMSSTGNFTKAGSGTTTLSNNNTYTGTTTVSAGTLLISNDTGLGSTLGSTLVQSGATLDLYNVAVGNEQVTLNGGTLKDVTSSLSGNVILTADSFLSADLGNTLTLSGVISGSYGITKVGAGAVVLSNNNTYTGTTTVSAGTLSVTGTLSDSTAVTVAADAAYIVGATDTVASIAGAGNITLTGNLTAGSATDTTFSGVMSSTGSFTKVGSGTLTLSGANT